In Phocoena sinus isolate mPhoSin1 chromosome X, mPhoSin1.pri, whole genome shotgun sequence, a genomic segment contains:
- the CNGA2 gene encoding LOW QUALITY PROTEIN: cyclic nucleotide-gated olfactory channel (The sequence of the model RefSeq protein was modified relative to this genomic sequence to represent the inferred CDS: substituted 2 bases at 2 genomic stop codons) produces MTEKANGVKSSLANNHNHHAPPAIKVNGEDDHRTSNRPQSAADDDTSSELQRLAEMDAPLQRRGGFRRIACLVGVIREWANKNFHEEEPRPDSFLERFCGSELQTVTTQQGDGKGDKDSEGKGSKKKCELFVIAMPVLYNWCLLVARAXFSDLQKDYYVVWLVLDYFSDVVYIADLFIRLRTGFLEQGLLVKDTKMLRDNYIHTLXFKLDVASIIPTDLIYFAVGIHSPELRFNRLLHFARMFEFFDHTETRTSHPSIFRISNLVLCILVIIHWNACIYYAISKSIGFGVDTWVYPNITDPEYGYLSREYIYCLYWSTLTLTTIGETPPPVKDEEYLFVIFDFLIGVLIFATIVGNVGSMISDMNATRAEFQAKIDAVKHYTQFQKVSKEMEVKVIRWFDYLWTNKKSVDEREVLKKPPSKLRAEIAINVHLSTLKKVCIFPDCEAGLLVELVLKLRPQVFSPGDYICRKGDIGKEMYIIKEGKLAVVADDGVTQYALLLAGSCFGEVSILNVKGSKTGNRRTANIRSLGYSDLFCLSKDDLMEAVMEYPDAKRVLEEGGWEILMEEGLLDENEVAVSIEADVQEKLEQLETNMETLYTRFACLLAEYTGAQQKLKQRIMVLETKMKQDNEDDYLSDGMNSPKPAAAEKP; encoded by the exons ATGACAGAAAAAGCCAATGGAGTGAAGAGCTCCCTAGCCAACAACCACAACCATCATGCACCTCCTGCCATCAAGGTCAATGGCGAAGATGACCACAGGACCAGCAACAG gcCACAGTCTGCGGCCGACGATGACACCTCCTCAGAACTACAGAGGCTGGCAGAGATGGATGCCCCCCTGCAGAGGAGGGGTGGCTTCCGCAG gATTGCCTGCCTGGTGGGGGTCATCAGAGAGTGGGCCAACAAGAATTTCCACGAGGAGGAGCCCAGACCTGACTCGTTCCTTGAGCGTTTCTGTGGGTCTGAGCTCCAGACCGTGACGACACAGCAAGGAGATGGCAAAGGCGACAAGGACAGCGAGGGCAAGGGCAGCAA GAAGAAATGTGAACTATTTGTCATCGCCATGCCTGTCCTCTACAACTGGTGCCTTCTGGTGGCCAG AGCCTGATTCAGTGACCTACAGAAAGATTACTACGTAGTGTGGCTGGTGCTGGACTACTTCTCAGATGTGGTCTACATCGCAGACCTCTTCATCCGATTGCGCACAG GTTTCCTGGAGCAGGGGCTGCTGGTCAAAGATACCAAGATGTTGCGGGACAACTACATCCACACCCTGTAGTTCAAGCTGGATGTGGCTTCCATCATCCCTACAGACCTGATCTATTTTGCTGTGGGCATCCACAGCCCTGAGCTGCGCTTCAACCGCCTGCTACACTTTGCCCGCATGTTTGAGTTCTTTGACCACACTGAGACACGCACCAGCCACCCCAGCATCTTCCGCATCAGCAACCTGGTCCTCTGCATCTTGGTCATCATCCACTGGAATGCCTGCATCTACTACGCCATCTCCAAGTCCATTGGTTTTGGGGTCGACACCTGGGTTTACCCCAACATCACTGACCCTGAGTATGGCTACCTGTCTAGGGAATACATCTATTGCCTTTACTGGTCTACACTGACCCTCACCACCATTGGGGAGACACCACCCCCTGTAAAAGATGAGGAGTACCtatttgtcatctttgatttcctgaTTGGTGTCCTCATCTTTGCCACCATCGTGGGAAACGTGGGCTCCATGATCTCCGACATGAACGCCACCCGGGCTGAGTTCCAGGCCAAGATCGATGCCGTCAAACACTATACGCAGTTCCAAAAGGTCAGCAAGGAGATGGAAGTCAAGGTCATTAGGTGGTTTGACTATCTCTGGACCAATAAGAAGAGTGTGGATGAGCGGGAAGTGCTCAAGAAACCGCCATCCAAGCTGAGGGCTGAGATAGCCATCAACGTCCACCTGTCCACACTCAAGAAAGTGTGCATCTTTCCGGATTGTGaggctggcctgctggtggaGCTGGTATTAAAGCTCCGTCCTCAGGTCTTCAGTCCTGGGGATTACATTTGCCGCAAGGGGGATATTGGGAAGGAGATGTACATAATCAAGGAAGGAAAATTGGCAGTGGTGGCTGATGATGGTGTCACTCAGTATGCCCTGCTCTTGGCTGGGAGTTGCTTTGGAGAGGTCAGTATTCTTAACGTTAAAGGCAGCAAAACGGGCAATCGACGCACAGCCAATATCCGAAGCCTTGGCTACTCAGATCTCTTCTGCTTGTCCAAGGATGACCTTATGGAAGCTGTGATGGAGTACCCTGATGCCAAGAGGGTcttggaggagggaggctgggagatcTTGATGGAGGAGGGATTGCTGGATGAGAATGAGGTGGCAGTCAGCATCGAGGCAGATGTTCAGGAGAAGCTAGAACAGCTGGAAACCAACATGGAGACCTTGTACACTCGCTTTGCCTGCCTGCTGGCTGAGTACACAGGGGCCCAGCAGAAGCTCAAGCAGCGCATCATGGTTTTGGAAACCAAGATGAAGCAGGATAATGAGGACGACTACCTGTCAGATGGAATGAATAGCCCCAAGCCAGCTGCTGCTGAGAAGCCATAA